Proteins encoded in a region of the Stieleria neptunia genome:
- a CDS encoding DEAD/DEAH box helicase gives MGSENELNLSIEDLQVTVENEPELIEEALPAAADDAEDDTSAEAPAQSSAASPHEPSEEVAAEPNAEAEQPNAAEAEPSAEAEPNAEAAVDVVPPTVKAAVEESVSEAEADELESPPQDESEVEAPTGFAALELRRQVFEAVVESGYSEPTSVQQQVIPHMLAGRDVLAQSQTGSGKTAAFALPILSTIDSKQRTVQTLVLAPTRELAIQVAESFEKYAENLKGFSVLAIYGGQDYEHQFRALRRGVDVVVGTPGRVIDHIKRGTLDLSELRCLVLDEADEMLNMGFLEDVQFVLDQTPEKRQVTLFSATMPGPIRSIADKYLVDPALVTIEKKQVTAESIRQRAVIVPPKEKVNALTRFLEAEATDGVIVFTKTKDTTVRLAEQLIRNGFAATALNGDMPQTVRERTIEQLKGGRLDVLVATDVAARGLDVTRISHVFNFDLPHDAESYIHRIGRTGRAGRSGEAIIFLTPAQRRKLKLIERATKKSIELVDVPSADAINATRVERFKASITQVIADKDLTLFKDLIGQYAEESGKSMEAIAAALAEIAQHGRPFLLKDRPKRARDEYQDRGDARRGGDERAGGGEFGKRGRVLGPPEPGMMRYRIEVGRNDGVAPRNIVGAVANEAGIESRMIGPIKIYPHFSTIDLPEGMPKDVFQTLQRAWVSGKQLRIRPDRGPGQGDSPSRSGGFRKGGKPGGKPGGKNRSKPDGFFGGKTGSFGGKSAAGKKKKKKKHRKD, from the coding sequence ATGGGATCCGAGAACGAATTGAATTTGTCGATAGAAGACCTCCAGGTAACGGTCGAAAATGAGCCTGAACTGATTGAAGAAGCCCTGCCCGCAGCCGCCGATGACGCCGAGGATGACACCTCAGCAGAAGCGCCCGCCCAATCGTCTGCAGCATCGCCCCACGAGCCCAGCGAAGAAGTCGCCGCCGAGCCCAATGCAGAAGCTGAGCAGCCCAATGCAGCAGAAGCCGAGCCCAGTGCAGAAGCCGAGCCCAATGCAGAAGCCGCCGTCGATGTGGTTCCGCCGACGGTGAAGGCAGCGGTCGAGGAATCCGTCTCCGAAGCCGAAGCGGACGAGCTTGAGAGCCCGCCTCAAGACGAGAGTGAAGTCGAAGCGCCGACCGGATTCGCCGCCTTGGAACTGCGCCGCCAGGTGTTTGAAGCGGTCGTCGAGTCGGGTTATTCCGAGCCGACGTCGGTGCAGCAGCAGGTGATTCCGCACATGTTGGCCGGCCGAGACGTGCTGGCCCAGTCGCAGACCGGATCGGGAAAAACCGCGGCGTTCGCGTTGCCGATTCTCTCCACGATCGATTCCAAGCAGCGGACGGTGCAGACGTTGGTGTTGGCGCCGACGCGAGAATTGGCGATTCAAGTCGCCGAGTCGTTCGAGAAGTACGCCGAGAATTTGAAGGGATTCAGCGTGCTGGCGATTTACGGCGGCCAGGACTATGAGCACCAGTTTCGCGCGCTGCGTCGTGGTGTGGACGTCGTCGTCGGGACGCCTGGACGCGTGATCGACCACATCAAACGCGGAACGCTGGACCTGAGCGAGCTGCGCTGTCTGGTGTTGGACGAGGCCGATGAGATGTTGAACATGGGTTTCTTGGAGGATGTCCAGTTCGTGCTCGACCAGACGCCCGAGAAACGTCAGGTCACGTTGTTTTCCGCGACGATGCCCGGACCGATTCGATCGATCGCGGACAAATACCTGGTCGATCCCGCGCTGGTGACGATCGAAAAGAAACAGGTCACGGCCGAATCGATTCGACAGCGAGCGGTGATTGTTCCCCCCAAAGAAAAAGTCAACGCGCTGACGCGGTTCTTGGAAGCCGAAGCGACCGACGGGGTGATCGTGTTCACCAAGACCAAGGACACGACCGTGCGATTGGCCGAACAGCTGATCCGCAACGGTTTCGCCGCCACCGCACTCAATGGCGACATGCCACAAACGGTGCGGGAACGAACGATCGAGCAATTGAAGGGTGGGCGTTTGGATGTGTTGGTCGCGACCGATGTGGCGGCCCGGGGGCTGGATGTCACCCGCATCAGCCACGTGTTTAATTTTGATCTGCCCCACGATGCGGAATCCTACATTCACCGCATCGGACGCACCGGGCGAGCCGGCCGCAGCGGCGAGGCGATCATCTTTCTGACGCCCGCCCAGCGACGCAAGCTGAAGTTGATCGAGCGGGCCACCAAAAAGTCCATCGAACTGGTCGATGTGCCGTCGGCGGATGCGATCAACGCCACGCGGGTGGAACGCTTCAAAGCCTCGATCACGCAGGTGATTGCGGACAAGGACCTGACGTTGTTCAAGGATCTGATCGGTCAATACGCCGAGGAGTCCGGCAAGTCGATGGAAGCGATTGCCGCGGCGCTGGCGGAAATTGCACAACACGGCCGGCCGTTCCTGTTGAAGGACCGTCCCAAGCGTGCTCGGGATGAGTACCAGGACCGCGGGGATGCCCGACGTGGCGGTGACGAGCGTGCCGGGGGCGGTGAATTCGGCAAACGGGGTCGCGTCCTCGGGCCACCGGAACCGGGCATGATGCGGTATCGAATCGAAGTCGGACGCAACGACGGTGTGGCACCGAGAAACATCGTCGGTGCGGTCGCCAATGAAGCCGGCATCGAAAGCCGGATGATCGGACCGATCAAGATCTATCCGCACTTCAGTACCATTGATCTGCCCGAAGGAATGCCCAAAGACGTCTTCCAGACGCTGCAACGGGCCTGGGTGTCAGGCAAGCAGCTGCGGATTCGCCCCGACCGGGGACCGGGCCAAGGCGATTCACCGAGTCGCTCGGGCGGATTTCGAAAAGGCGGAAAACCCGGCGGCAAGCCGGGCGGCAAGAATCGCAGCAAACCGGACGGGTTCTTCGGCGGAAAAACCGGCTCGTTTGGCGGAAAGTCGGCCGCGGGGAAGAAGAAAAAGAAAAAGAAGCACCGCAAGGATTAG
- a CDS encoding peptidase MA family metallohydrolase, translating to MEAVRRWSVLRSIMVAAVVILASQQAVAQNKRTQNFLVHADTQELADAVAHHAEKFRHELAMYWLGKPLRPWTTPCPIEVVSGPHLAAQGATTYTRSPVGDFQMRVIGSRERILDSVLPHEVTHTVMATHFGRPLPRWADEGICTTVEHSAERNKHEVKLREYLSNRRGIPMNDLFRLTEYPSDMLPMYAQGYSVCRFLIEQSGPRQFIAFLEGYMDSSSWTANVQAHYGYDSLKQLQDRWLAWVAQGSGPVESFVSARGQASASTASSRTPRSLTRPQVSTSPAPTRPALRTGSTGTAPPDHLAGGGRLALTGPAGTSVLGSSVSGPSDASTSWYQRRIEQTALGQIASAGARQPASQASNPVAAEPTPRPLGPPSVLNSGRYSVSQPQDELSYGSAVPTGTSARSSRMYR from the coding sequence ATGGAAGCCGTTCGACGATGGAGTGTGTTGCGGTCGATCATGGTCGCGGCGGTCGTGATTCTCGCGAGCCAGCAGGCAGTCGCCCAGAACAAGCGGACGCAGAATTTTCTGGTCCACGCGGACACCCAAGAGCTGGCTGACGCGGTCGCGCACCACGCGGAGAAATTTCGTCACGAGTTGGCGATGTATTGGCTCGGCAAACCGCTACGGCCTTGGACGACACCCTGTCCGATCGAAGTGGTTTCCGGACCGCATTTGGCCGCCCAAGGGGCCACCACCTATACTCGCTCACCGGTCGGCGATTTTCAGATGCGGGTGATCGGTTCACGTGAACGCATTCTTGATAGTGTCTTGCCGCACGAAGTCACACACACGGTCATGGCGACGCACTTCGGCCGTCCCTTGCCGCGCTGGGCCGACGAAGGCATCTGCACGACGGTGGAACATTCGGCAGAACGCAACAAACATGAAGTGAAGTTGCGAGAGTACTTGAGCAACCGTCGCGGCATTCCGATGAACGATTTGTTTCGTTTGACCGAGTATCCCAGCGACATGTTGCCGATGTACGCGCAAGGCTATTCGGTTTGCCGGTTCCTGATCGAACAATCCGGTCCGCGTCAGTTCATCGCGTTTTTAGAAGGCTACATGGACAGTTCGTCCTGGACCGCCAACGTGCAGGCTCATTACGGATACGATTCGCTGAAGCAGCTGCAAGACCGCTGGCTGGCTTGGGTGGCCCAGGGCAGTGGACCGGTCGAATCCTTCGTGTCCGCCCGTGGCCAGGCATCGGCTTCGACCGCTTCGTCCAGGACCCCACGGTCGCTCACCCGCCCACAGGTCTCCACCAGCCCAGCTCCCACCCGCCCAGCGCTCCGCACCGGATCAACCGGCACTGCTCCGCCCGACCATTTGGCCGGCGGGGGTCGTTTGGCGTTGACGGGACCGGCGGGGACATCCGTCCTCGGGTCATCCGTGTCAGGGCCCTCGGATGCGTCGACCAGCTGGTACCAGCGGCGTATCGAACAAACGGCGCTCGGCCAGATTGCAAGTGCCGGGGCTCGGCAGCCGGCTTCCCAGGCTTCAAACCCGGTTGCGGCTGAACCGACACCCCGTCCGTTGGGCCCCCCGTCGGTACTCAACAGCGGGCGTTATTCCGTGTCCCAGCCCCAGGACGAGTTGAGCTACGGCTCGGCGGTGCCGACGGGTACCTCGGCCCGATCCAGTCGGATGTACCGCTGA
- a CDS encoding 50S ribosomal protein bL37, with the protein MAKPHHKLKKANHGRRPASAKARKAKRKKIKT; encoded by the coding sequence ATGGCAAAGCCGCACCACAAACTGAAAAAGGCCAATCACGGCCGACGTCCTGCAAGCGCCAAGGCTCGCAAAGCGAAACGCAAGAAGATCAAGACCTGA
- a CDS encoding sulfatase-like hydrolase/transferase — MFSNRRVPWMLILLAQFSLVAHGDDRPNVVMIISDDQTFSDFGFMGNAVVQTPHLDALAARSARFPNGYVPSSVCRPSLVTLLTGLYPHEHGVHFNHPPPGFSKLTKTYDRDRYEAAREAAAVLIRNVDTLPRLLASTGYRCLQTGKYWEGHWKNAGFTAGMTTSKPVPGARHGNKQLADGQWVAHGNGDAGLAIGRETIQPIEDFLGDVGSDPFFIWYAPFLPHLPHDSPKRFFDLYDESIPDHERAYYAACSQFDQTVGELIERVEKQSSARKTLYVFVVDNGFRPDPKQPMRDGLGYNYTHRSKRSPFEDGLRTPILFHLSGQTRAATHELLCSSVDIVPTVLQACSIEIPAPISGRSLWPLVMGNASSMNPEPVFGEIYPGDASVLGDPSVDIAYRWIRDGDDKLIVPHANNGKVWGGYGDALQLYDLADDPNEQHNLAADPAVQETLGNLQTKLDAWWRPERSTASATPTGKQ, encoded by the coding sequence ATGTTCTCCAACCGCCGCGTCCCCTGGATGCTGATACTGCTGGCGCAGTTCAGCTTGGTCGCCCACGGTGATGATCGCCCGAACGTGGTGATGATCATCTCGGATGATCAGACGTTTTCCGATTTCGGATTCATGGGAAATGCAGTCGTCCAAACGCCGCATTTGGATGCGTTGGCGGCCCGATCGGCCCGGTTCCCCAACGGCTATGTCCCCTCGAGTGTCTGTCGCCCTTCGTTGGTCACGCTGCTGACCGGTTTGTACCCGCACGAGCACGGTGTTCATTTCAACCATCCGCCGCCGGGTTTTTCAAAGCTGACCAAAACATACGATCGCGATCGGTATGAAGCGGCCAGAGAAGCCGCGGCGGTGCTGATCCGAAACGTCGACACGTTGCCCCGACTGTTGGCATCAACCGGGTACCGTTGTTTGCAGACCGGCAAATACTGGGAAGGTCATTGGAAGAACGCCGGCTTTACCGCAGGGATGACGACTTCGAAACCCGTTCCCGGAGCGCGGCACGGCAACAAACAGCTGGCCGACGGGCAATGGGTGGCGCACGGCAACGGTGATGCCGGATTGGCGATCGGCCGCGAAACGATACAGCCCATCGAAGACTTTCTAGGCGACGTCGGTTCCGATCCATTCTTCATCTGGTACGCGCCGTTCTTGCCGCACCTACCGCACGACAGTCCGAAACGGTTCTTCGATCTCTACGATGAATCGATCCCCGATCATGAACGGGCCTACTACGCCGCCTGCAGCCAATTCGATCAGACCGTGGGTGAGTTGATCGAGAGGGTCGAGAAACAATCGTCCGCTCGGAAGACTTTGTATGTGTTTGTCGTCGACAACGGTTTTCGACCGGATCCGAAGCAACCGATGCGGGACGGGTTGGGTTACAACTACACGCATCGCAGCAAACGCTCGCCGTTTGAAGACGGATTGCGCACTCCGATTCTGTTTCATCTGTCGGGACAAACCCGAGCGGCGACCCACGAGTTGCTGTGCAGCAGCGTCGACATCGTGCCGACGGTTTTGCAGGCCTGTTCGATCGAGATCCCGGCGCCGATCAGCGGTCGCAGCCTTTGGCCGTTGGTCATGGGAAACGCGTCATCGATGAATCCGGAGCCGGTGTTTGGCGAGATCTATCCCGGCGATGCCAGCGTGTTGGGCGACCCGTCGGTAGACATCGCGTATCGTTGGATTCGTGACGGTGACGACAAACTGATCGTTCCGCACGCAAACAACGGGAAAGTTTGGGGAGGTTACGGAGACGCGCTCCAGCTGTACGATCTTGCCGACGATCCGAACGAGCAGCACAACTTGGCAGCCGATCCGGCAGTTCAAGAAACGCTCGGCAACTTGCAAACCAAACTCGATGCGTGGTGGCGTCCGGAGCGGAGCACCGCGTCGGCAACCCCGACTGGGAAACAGTGA
- a CDS encoding UbiD family decarboxylase has protein sequence MKHRSTRDVVEDLRAGGLLIEVTDAVDPNLEIAEIQRRVYANGGPAILFTNPTGCRFPMASNLFASLDQARYLFRETLESVRRLIEVKLDPSAVPKRPFRYAGVPLTAVRMLPKFVRSAPVAAGRCSLADLPQLKCWPRDGGAFVTLPQVLSEDPTEPGNLMKINLGMYRVQLSGNDYSDQEVGLHYQIHRGIGVHHQQAIKLQKPLRVAVTVGGCPAMTLAAVMPLPEGLTELTFAGALAGRRIGLLRGNHAPVYRDADFAIVGSIDPDVTKREGPFGDHLGYYSLEHPFPVMKVDHVWHRKGAIWPLTVVGRPPQEDTTFGQLIHELTDPIIPTVIPGVKAVHAVDAAGVHPLLLAIGSERYMPYLKESAPQELLTQANAILGNGQLSLAKYLMIADDRSDSLDIHDIEAFLGFVLQRVDWKRDLHFHTQTTIDTLDYTGTGFNKGSKVVIAAAGPPRRTLPHELPAELRLPEGFQDPRVVMPGVLAIESKSFDGTTGRADMLRFCQHYQPDDPINAFPLITIVDDSDFAARSLSNWLWTTFTRSNPATDLSGIGAETIAKHFGCRGSVVIDARFKPWQAPPVIEDPETVAKVDARAARGGALAKYL, from the coding sequence ATGAAACACCGCAGCACCCGAGATGTAGTGGAGGACCTTCGCGCCGGCGGGTTGTTGATCGAAGTGACCGATGCGGTCGATCCGAACCTGGAAATCGCCGAAATTCAACGCCGCGTCTATGCCAACGGCGGTCCCGCGATCCTGTTCACCAACCCCACGGGCTGCCGGTTTCCGATGGCCTCCAACCTGTTTGCCTCACTCGATCAAGCCCGCTACCTGTTCCGCGAGACGCTCGAGTCGGTGCGCCGATTGATCGAAGTCAAACTCGATCCGTCGGCGGTCCCCAAACGGCCCTTTCGCTACGCCGGTGTCCCCCTGACTGCGGTTCGGATGCTTCCCAAATTCGTCCGCAGTGCCCCGGTCGCGGCCGGGCGCTGCTCGCTCGCGGACCTGCCACAGCTGAAATGCTGGCCCCGCGACGGTGGAGCGTTTGTGACGCTCCCCCAAGTCTTGAGCGAAGACCCGACCGAACCGGGAAACTTGATGAAAATCAACCTGGGGATGTACCGCGTCCAACTCTCCGGGAATGACTACAGCGACCAGGAAGTCGGTTTGCATTACCAGATTCATCGGGGGATCGGCGTTCACCATCAACAGGCGATCAAGCTGCAAAAACCGTTGCGTGTCGCCGTGACCGTCGGCGGCTGCCCGGCGATGACGCTGGCCGCCGTGATGCCGCTGCCCGAGGGGCTGACCGAATTGACCTTCGCCGGCGCCTTGGCGGGCCGACGGATCGGGTTGCTCCGCGGAAACCACGCGCCGGTGTATCGCGACGCCGACTTTGCCATCGTCGGATCGATCGATCCCGACGTGACCAAGCGCGAGGGTCCGTTCGGTGATCACCTGGGGTACTACAGCCTGGAACACCCGTTTCCGGTGATGAAGGTCGATCACGTTTGGCATCGCAAGGGGGCGATCTGGCCCTTGACGGTCGTCGGTCGCCCGCCGCAAGAAGACACGACGTTCGGCCAGTTGATCCACGAGTTGACCGACCCGATCATTCCCACCGTGATTCCCGGTGTCAAAGCGGTGCATGCGGTCGATGCCGCCGGCGTGCACCCCTTGCTGCTGGCGATCGGCAGCGAACGCTACATGCCGTACCTGAAGGAATCGGCGCCGCAAGAGTTGCTCACCCAGGCCAATGCGATCCTGGGCAACGGCCAGCTTTCACTCGCCAAGTATCTGATGATTGCCGACGACCGATCCGATTCGCTGGACATTCATGACATCGAAGCGTTCCTCGGATTCGTTCTGCAGCGCGTGGATTGGAAACGAGATCTTCATTTTCATACCCAGACGACCATCGACACCCTGGACTACACCGGAACGGGATTCAACAAGGGATCCAAAGTGGTGATTGCCGCGGCGGGTCCACCCCGCCGCACGCTGCCCCATGAGTTGCCCGCCGAATTGCGGTTGCCCGAGGGATTCCAGGATCCCCGCGTCGTGATGCCGGGCGTGTTGGCGATCGAGAGCAAGTCCTTTGACGGCACGACGGGACGCGCCGACATGCTGCGATTTTGCCAGCACTATCAACCCGATGATCCCATCAACGCGTTTCCGCTGATCACCATCGTCGACGACAGCGACTTCGCGGCGCGATCGCTGAGCAATTGGTTGTGGACCACGTTCACGCGCAGCAATCCGGCGACGGATCTGTCCGGCATCGGAGCCGAGACGATCGCCAAACATTTTGGATGCCGCGGCAGTGTCGTCATCGACGCCCGTTTCAAACCCTGGCAGGCGCCGCCGGTGATCGAAGACCCCGAAACCGTCGCCAAGGTCGATGCTCGCGCCGCCCGCGGCGGTGCCCTGGCAAAGTACCTTTAG
- a CDS encoding NRDE family protein, with protein MCLLAVQYQLVPESPILVAANREEYFDRPSLTPSIQSGKPRVLCGVDQKAGGTWLGVNQNGLFVGICNRATAMPLFGQRSRGSLAMDLLRCTSSARALDKALAELGETQYEGCNLIIADAKAGYAIHSDQHQQVVEMEPGLNIIGAHNLNDPDDERVRMARRLLTLQTLDSPVKFLAVASRVFARAPVGPGRPSMVIRNQDYGTVSSSLIALGVKPRDAIYQFSNGAPDQTKYEDCSPMLRDILSRGLREARTKAKVGA; from the coding sequence ATGTGCTTATTGGCCGTTCAGTATCAATTGGTCCCAGAGAGTCCTATCCTGGTCGCAGCGAATCGCGAAGAGTACTTTGACCGGCCGAGTTTGACGCCGTCAATACAGTCGGGAAAGCCTCGCGTTTTATGCGGTGTGGATCAGAAAGCCGGTGGGACCTGGCTTGGTGTCAATCAAAATGGGTTGTTCGTCGGAATTTGTAACCGGGCGACGGCGATGCCGCTGTTCGGGCAACGCTCCCGCGGATCACTTGCGATGGACCTGCTTCGATGCACGAGCTCGGCTCGGGCACTCGACAAAGCGCTCGCCGAACTCGGTGAAACGCAATACGAAGGTTGTAACCTGATCATCGCCGATGCAAAAGCTGGCTACGCGATTCATTCGGACCAGCATCAGCAGGTCGTCGAGATGGAACCCGGGCTGAACATCATCGGTGCCCACAATCTGAACGACCCCGATGACGAGCGGGTTCGGATGGCGCGACGGCTGTTGACGCTCCAGACGTTGGATTCGCCGGTCAAGTTTTTGGCCGTCGCCAGTCGCGTGTTCGCCCGCGCACCGGTCGGACCGGGCCGACCGAGCATGGTGATTCGGAACCAGGATTACGGAACCGTCAGCAGTTCCTTGATCGCACTCGGGGTCAAACCACGCGATGCGATCTATCAGTTCAGCAACGGTGCTCCGGATCAAACCAAGTACGAAGACTGCTCGCCGATGCTCCGTGATATCCTCAGCCGGGGACTTCGCGAAGCGCGGACCAAGGCCAAGGTCGGGGCGTAA
- a CDS encoding YaiI/YqxD family protein: MKIWIDADAAPRDVKEVIFRAADRLDIETVLVANSAQPIPKSAVTVRSVIVRQGANVADQYIVVHSQPGDLAITADIPLAAQLVDKKVAVIDPRGDEYNDSNIAARLSMRDFLDELRGTGAATGGAAPYNAKDKKAFAASFDRLLTKLIKQADQFK, translated from the coding sequence ATGAAGATTTGGATTGATGCGGATGCGGCACCACGGGACGTCAAAGAGGTGATTTTTCGTGCCGCCGATCGCTTGGACATCGAAACGGTGTTGGTCGCCAACTCGGCCCAGCCGATCCCCAAGTCGGCCGTCACAGTTCGGTCGGTGATCGTGCGGCAGGGCGCTAACGTCGCCGACCAGTACATCGTTGTCCACAGCCAACCGGGCGATCTGGCGATCACCGCCGACATTCCGTTGGCGGCTCAATTGGTCGACAAGAAAGTCGCGGTGATCGATCCGCGGGGCGACGAGTACAACGATTCCAACATCGCCGCGCGCCTCTCGATGCGAGATTTTCTCGATGAGCTGCGTGGAACGGGCGCGGCGACCGGTGGCGCGGCGCCGTACAACGCCAAAGACAAGAAAGCCTTCGCGGCCTCGTTTGACCGATTGTTGACCAAGCTGATCAAACAGGCGGATCAGTTTAAATAA
- a CDS encoding DUF971 domain-containing protein translates to MTLDILPESIARDGESAIVITWTDGKVTRLTARQLRQACPCATCREKKRADESADETPSKSLTLPVLKAEEARPLTITSMRPVGSYAYNIAFSDGHSSGLFPLTMLHELGA, encoded by the coding sequence GTGACTTTGGATATTCTTCCCGAATCAATTGCACGCGATGGCGAGTCCGCGATCGTGATCACGTGGACCGACGGCAAAGTCACACGGTTGACCGCCAGGCAGCTCCGCCAAGCTTGTCCGTGCGCGACGTGCCGAGAGAAAAAGCGGGCCGATGAGTCGGCCGATGAAACGCCATCGAAGTCACTGACGTTGCCGGTCTTGAAAGCCGAAGAAGCCCGCCCCTTGACGATCACGTCGATGCGACCGGTCGGTTCGTACGCCTACAATATCGCCTTCAGCGACGGGCATTCCTCGGGCCTGTTCCCGTTGACGATGCTTCACGAACTCGGGGCGTGA
- a CDS encoding SDR family oxidoreductase codes for MSLLKTVFDCDAPVALITGSGAPRVGREIAIELARNGCRIALHANTSADAARQAADELTQRYRCDAIVTQGALEDDGVPPRLVDETVTAFGRLDILVNSAAIWSPTPIGQVTAAEMRRYFEINTVAAFLCGRAAADVMTDQTTGGSIVNLGDWATVRPYLDHAAYFPSKGAIDVMTRSLAVEFASRNAAIRVNCVKPGPVLLADEVPDQQRLKLCASTLTGGIGTAGHVAHAVRFLCENTFINGVCLPVDGGRSIYSPDGLQIGENTG; via the coding sequence ATGAGCTTATTGAAAACCGTGTTCGATTGTGATGCCCCGGTCGCGTTGATCACCGGCAGCGGCGCCCCGCGTGTGGGGCGTGAAATCGCGATCGAACTGGCCCGCAACGGTTGCCGGATCGCCTTGCATGCCAATACCAGCGCCGACGCGGCGCGGCAGGCCGCCGACGAACTGACCCAGCGCTACCGCTGCGACGCGATCGTGACCCAAGGGGCGTTGGAGGACGACGGGGTGCCGCCGCGGCTGGTCGACGAAACCGTCACGGCGTTCGGCCGCTTGGACATCCTGGTCAACAGCGCCGCGATCTGGTCACCGACACCGATCGGGCAAGTCACGGCGGCGGAGATGCGTCGTTATTTTGAGATCAATACCGTCGCTGCGTTCCTCTGCGGCCGCGCCGCGGCGGACGTGATGACCGATCAGACGACGGGTGGCTCGATCGTCAATCTGGGTGACTGGGCGACCGTGCGGCCCTATCTCGATCACGCCGCCTATTTCCCCAGCAAGGGTGCGATCGATGTGATGACCCGCTCCCTGGCCGTCGAATTTGCCAGCCGCAATGCCGCGATTCGGGTCAATTGTGTCAAACCCGGGCCGGTGTTGTTGGCCGATGAAGTGCCCGATCAACAACGGCTGAAACTTTGTGCGAGCACGTTGACCGGTGGGATCGGAACCGCGGGACACGTCGCCCACGCCGTGCGTTTCTTGTGTGAAAACACCTTCATCAACGGCGTCTGCTTGCCCGTCGATGGCGGCCGATCGATCTACTCACCGGACGGATTGCAGATCGGTGAGAACACAGGATAA
- a CDS encoding 3-hydroxyacyl-ACP dehydratase FabZ family protein codes for MPKNDFIVDLSLLRGSELVADLDAIRSYNPQRHEMEHLTGILYEDVETLTCAGYKDVRHDEFWVRGHMPGMPVMPGVIQLEAVAQLSSFFAQKHDLLGAEMLGFGGVDNARFRDVVVPGDRLILMIRLSKARRGRMIVADFQGVVGEKLVIDGVIRGIPLPVQAVKNHLATRAAQNVV; via the coding sequence GTGCCAAAAAACGATTTTATTGTTGATCTCTCCCTGCTCCGCGGAAGCGAGCTGGTCGCCGATCTCGACGCGATCCGCAGTTACAATCCGCAGCGGCATGAAATGGAGCATCTGACCGGGATCCTGTACGAGGATGTCGAGACGCTCACGTGCGCCGGTTACAAAGACGTCAGGCACGACGAATTTTGGGTCCGAGGGCACATGCCCGGAATGCCCGTGATGCCCGGCGTGATCCAATTGGAAGCGGTCGCACAGCTGTCGAGTTTTTTCGCCCAGAAACATGATCTGTTGGGCGCGGAAATGTTGGGCTTCGGCGGAGTCGATAACGCCAGGTTCCGAGACGTCGTCGTGCCCGGCGATCGGTTGATCTTGATGATCCGATTGAGCAAAGCCCGTCGCGGTCGGATGATCGTGGCGGATTTCCAAGGCGTCGTCGGTGAAAAATTGGTCATCGATGGAGTGATTCGAGGGATCCCGCTGCCCGTCCAAGCGGTCAAGAATCATCTGGCCACGCGGGCCGCCCAAAACGTGGTTTGA
- the ruvX gene encoding Holliday junction resolvase RuvX has protein sequence MSADHGPDPAATEPPFPPTGRLAGVDYGTVRIGIAVCDPDRILASPVEVYQVRGETRDADYFRRLADQERLAGFVVGLPIHCDGGESQKSKECREFARWLSEQTGLPVRLFDERFSTAAAKERLSGGRLSRQKKKKQLDAVAALVLLESFLEACRYHGVLVGQSIDDQADGGDTLE, from the coding sequence ATGTCTGCTGATCACGGCCCAGATCCCGCTGCGACTGAACCACCGTTCCCACCGACCGGCCGACTGGCCGGCGTGGACTATGGGACGGTCCGAATCGGGATTGCCGTCTGCGATCCGGATCGGATTTTGGCCAGCCCGGTCGAAGTTTACCAGGTGCGGGGAGAGACCCGGGACGCCGACTACTTTCGTCGTCTGGCCGATCAAGAGCGTTTGGCCGGATTTGTCGTCGGACTTCCCATTCACTGCGACGGCGGGGAGAGTCAGAAAAGCAAAGAGTGCCGCGAATTCGCGCGTTGGTTGAGCGAGCAAACCGGATTGCCGGTGCGTCTGTTCGACGAACGATTCAGCACCGCGGCGGCAAAAGAACGACTTTCCGGTGGACGGCTAAGTCGTCAAAAGAAGAAGAAACAACTGGATGCCGTCGCCGCACTCGTGTTACTGGAGTCCTTCTTGGAAGCCTGCCGTTATCACGGCGTGCTAGTCGGACAATCCATCGACGATCAAGCCGATGGCGGCGACACGTTGGAGTAG